One Equus asinus isolate D_3611 breed Donkey chromosome 19, EquAss-T2T_v2, whole genome shotgun sequence genomic region harbors:
- the B3GNT7 gene encoding UDP-GlcNAc:betaGal beta-1,3-N-acetylglucosaminyltransferase 7 isoform X1 encodes MSPWKRTVYKTVCLSLALLVAITVFQRSLTPSQFLQESPPPTFEPQKAQKPSGHLVNPNSFWKNLKDVVTPMPTVSRGPQAWDVTTTNCSANVNLTHQPWFQSLEPHFRQFLLYRHCRYFPMLLNHPEKCSGDVYLLVVVKSVITQHDRREAIRQTWGREQESAGRGRGAVRTLFLLGTAAKQEERVHYQQLLAYEDRLYGDILQWDFLDSFFNLTLKEIHFLKWFDIYCPNVRFIFKGDDDVFVNPTNLLEFLAYWRPQEDLFVGDVLKHARPIRRKDNKYYIPGVLYSKPSYPPYAGGGGFLMAGSLAHRLHHACDTLELYPIDDVFLGMCLEVLGVQPTAHEGFKTFGISRNRNSRMNKEPCFFRSMLVVHKLLPPELLAMWRLVHGNLTCSRKLQVL; translated from the exons ATGTCTCCGTG GAAGAGAACCGTCTACAAGACTGTGTGCCTTTCCCTGGCCTTGCTTGTGGCCATAACAGTATTCCAGCGCAGTCTGACTCCCAGCCAGTTTCTGCAAGAGTCCCCGCCACCCACCTTCGAGCCACAAAAGGCCCAGAAACCAAGCGGACACCTGGTGAACCCCAACAGCTTCTGGAAGAACCTGAAGGATGTGGTCACCCCCATGCCCACCGTCTCCCGGGGGCCCCAGGCCTGGGACGTGACCACCACTAACTGCTCAGCCAACGTCAACCTGACCCACCAGCCCTGGTTCCAGAGCCTGGAGCCACACTTCCGGCAGTTTCTGCTCTATCGGCACTGCCGGTACTTCCCCATGTTGCTGAACCATCCGGAGAAGTGCAGCGGCGACGTCTACTTGCTGGTGGTGGTGAAGTCGGTCATCACACAGCACGACCGTCGCGAGGCCATCCGCCAGACCTGGGGCCGGGAGCAGGAGTCGGCGGGCAGGGGCCGCGGCGCCGTGCGCACGCTCTTCCTTCTGGGCACAGCGGCCAAGCAGGAGGAGCGGGTCCATTACCAGCAGCTGCTGGCCTACGAGGACCGTCTCTACGGGGACATCCTGCAGTGGGACTTTCTGGACAGCTTCTTCAACTTGACCCTCAAGGAGATCCACTTCCTCAAGTGGTTTGACATTTACTGCCCCAACGTCCGCTTCATCTTCAAAGGTGACGATGACGTCTTCGTCAACCCCACGAATCTGCTCGAATTTCTGGCTTACTGGCGGCCACAGGAAGACCTCTTTGTGGGCGATGTCCTGAAGCACGCTCGGCCCATCCGCAGGAAAGATAACAAATACTACATCCCGGGTGTCCTGTACAGCAAGCCCAGCTACCCGCCCTATGCAGGCGGAGGTGGCTTCCTCATGGCCGGCAGCCTGGCCCACCGCCTGCACCACGCCTGTGACACCCTGGAGCTCTACCCCATCGACGACGTCTTCCTGGGCATGTGCCTGGAGGTGCTGGGCGTGCAGCCCACCGCCCACGAGGGCTTTAAGACTTTCGGCATCTCGCGGAACCGCAATAGCCGCATGAACAAGGAGCCCTGCTTCTTCCGCTCCATGCTCGTTGTGCACAAGCTGCTGCCCCCCGAGCTGCTGGCCATGTGGAGGCTGGTGCACGGCAACCTCACCTGCTCCCGCAAGCTCCAGGTGCTCTGA
- the B3GNT7 gene encoding UDP-GlcNAc:betaGal beta-1,3-N-acetylglucosaminyltransferase 7 isoform X2, whose product MPTVSRGPQAWDVTTTNCSANVNLTHQPWFQSLEPHFRQFLLYRHCRYFPMLLNHPEKCSGDVYLLVVVKSVITQHDRREAIRQTWGREQESAGRGRGAVRTLFLLGTAAKQEERVHYQQLLAYEDRLYGDILQWDFLDSFFNLTLKEIHFLKWFDIYCPNVRFIFKGDDDVFVNPTNLLEFLAYWRPQEDLFVGDVLKHARPIRRKDNKYYIPGVLYSKPSYPPYAGGGGFLMAGSLAHRLHHACDTLELYPIDDVFLGMCLEVLGVQPTAHEGFKTFGISRNRNSRMNKEPCFFRSMLVVHKLLPPELLAMWRLVHGNLTCSRKLQVL is encoded by the coding sequence ATGCCCACCGTCTCCCGGGGGCCCCAGGCCTGGGACGTGACCACCACTAACTGCTCAGCCAACGTCAACCTGACCCACCAGCCCTGGTTCCAGAGCCTGGAGCCACACTTCCGGCAGTTTCTGCTCTATCGGCACTGCCGGTACTTCCCCATGTTGCTGAACCATCCGGAGAAGTGCAGCGGCGACGTCTACTTGCTGGTGGTGGTGAAGTCGGTCATCACACAGCACGACCGTCGCGAGGCCATCCGCCAGACCTGGGGCCGGGAGCAGGAGTCGGCGGGCAGGGGCCGCGGCGCCGTGCGCACGCTCTTCCTTCTGGGCACAGCGGCCAAGCAGGAGGAGCGGGTCCATTACCAGCAGCTGCTGGCCTACGAGGACCGTCTCTACGGGGACATCCTGCAGTGGGACTTTCTGGACAGCTTCTTCAACTTGACCCTCAAGGAGATCCACTTCCTCAAGTGGTTTGACATTTACTGCCCCAACGTCCGCTTCATCTTCAAAGGTGACGATGACGTCTTCGTCAACCCCACGAATCTGCTCGAATTTCTGGCTTACTGGCGGCCACAGGAAGACCTCTTTGTGGGCGATGTCCTGAAGCACGCTCGGCCCATCCGCAGGAAAGATAACAAATACTACATCCCGGGTGTCCTGTACAGCAAGCCCAGCTACCCGCCCTATGCAGGCGGAGGTGGCTTCCTCATGGCCGGCAGCCTGGCCCACCGCCTGCACCACGCCTGTGACACCCTGGAGCTCTACCCCATCGACGACGTCTTCCTGGGCATGTGCCTGGAGGTGCTGGGCGTGCAGCCCACCGCCCACGAGGGCTTTAAGACTTTCGGCATCTCGCGGAACCGCAATAGCCGCATGAACAAGGAGCCCTGCTTCTTCCGCTCCATGCTCGTTGTGCACAAGCTGCTGCCCCCCGAGCTGCTGGCCATGTGGAGGCTGGTGCACGGCAACCTCACCTGCTCCCGCAAGCTCCAGGTGCTCTGA